CCGGAGAAGTCACCGGAGATGCGCGTGACGTCAGACCGTCGTCGTCACGCGCGACCCGCCGTCCGGCGTCCGGCGCACCGCGATGCGCTCGGGGATCCGCTGCTTGAGCTCCTCGACGTGGCTGACGATCCCCACCTGACGACCGCCGGCGGTCAGCCGTGACAGCTGCACGAGCACGCCGTCGAGCGCCTCCGGGTCGAGCGTGCCGAAGCCCTCGTCCACGAACAGCGTGCCGAGCGACACCCCACCCGCCTCGGCCTGCACGACGTCGGCGAGCCCGAGCGCGAGGCACAGCGACACCGTGAAGGTCTCACCGCCGGACAGGCTGCGCGGATCACGGACGGTGTCGGTCGTGTGGTCGTGCACCGCGAGCGCCAAGCCGGTCCGACGGGCCCGCGACCCGGACTCGCGCTCGTCGGAGGTCTCGAGGGTGAACCGTCCGGCGAGCATGCCGCGGAGTCGGTCGTTCGCCGCCGCGACGACGTCCTCGAAGCGGCGCATCAGCACGTAGGTCCCGAGGGTGATGCCGGACGGGTTGGCGGCCGTCGCACCGTTCGCGACGTCGGCCAGCCGGACCACCGCTCGGCTGCGAGCACTGGTGTCGTCACGCGCCCGCACCGCCCCGGCCAGCTCGGCGGCGCAGCGCTGCACGGCGGTCGACCGATCGGTGGCGGTGACCGCGGCCCGGGTCGCCTCGTCGAGCAGATCGGTGGCCCGCTCCCGTTCCGCTGCGGCGCCCACGACGTCGAACTCGGCGTCGGCATCGGCTGCGGCTGCCTGCACCGCGGGGTCGGCGAGGCCCGCGTCGACGGCGCCCCGGGCGGCGATCGCGTCGTCGACCATCTGCCGCAGCTGGCTTCCTGCGGCGTCGTCCAGCAACGCCGCACGTGCGTCGGAGACCTCGTCGAAGCCGTGCTCCTCGAGGGCGGCGTCGACCTCGACGGTGCGGTCGGCCACGACCCGGTCGTCCTGGTCCACCGCGGCGTCGGCCCGGACCACGGCGCCGAGCACCGCGACGTGCGCCTCGATCGCACGGACCACCGGAGCGAGCGCCGAGCCGCCCTCGACACCCGGGACGGGCACGACGGTCAGCCGAGCGACCGCGCCGCTGATCGCCTCGGTGTCCTCACGCAGCCGCTCGGCGTCGGCCTCGACGGCGGTGGCCAGCACGGCACGGCGGGTCTCTGCGTCGTTGCGGGCGCGTTCGCTCGCGCGCGTGGCCTCGTCGAAGGTGGTCAGTTCGCGGTCAAGGGCGACGGCCGTCCGGGAGGCGTCCTGCGCGGCCGACACCGCGGCGGTGGCGCGGTCGAACGCCGCGGCGAGGTCGGCGTCGTCCAGGCCACCCACCGCGTCGGCGAGCCGTCGGTGCTCGGCCTCCGCGACGCGGAGGTCGGCAGCGGCGTCGCCGAGGGCTGCCTCCGCCGCACGAGCGCGGTCGGCCGCCTGGTCGACGGCGTCGGTGGTGGGGTGGTCGTCCTTCGGGGCAGCCGGGACAGGGTGCTCGACGGCACCGCAGACCGGGCACGGGGAACCGTCTTCGAGGGCGGCTCCGAGTTCCCCGGCGAGCCCCGCGATGCGGCGGTCCCGCAGGTCACGCTCGGTCGCCAGGGCGGACTCGGCGGCGGTCCGGGCGGCGGCCACAGCCTGTTCCGCTCCGGACCGGCGTCGGGCGGCCTCCGCGAGGGCCGCTCGCTCGCGGCGGGCGACCACGAGCCGTTCGACCTCGTGTTCGGCAGCCGTGCAGCCGGCAGCCGTCTCCGCCGCCGCGGCTGCCCGGGCGACGAGCTCGGCGCGACGCGCGGGTCGTCCCTGCAGCTCACGGTCGCGTTCGGCCACGTGGTCCCCGAGTGCCGCGAGGTCGCGGCGGGCGGCGTCGAGCGCGGTCGTCCGGGCATCGATCCGGGCGGCGAGGTCGACGAGGTGGCGCTCGGCCTCGACCGAGGCGCGGAGTCGTTCTGCGAACGCTCCGACGTCGGCCCCGTGCTCGAGTCCGTGCCGTTCGCGGAGCGTGGCCGCGTCGGCCCGCGCTGCGGCGGCTCGGTCGCGCGCGGCGTCGAGGCTGTCCGCGAAGGACACCACCCGGGCTGCCCGGGTCGACCGCTCGAGCTGCTGCCGGGCGGCCTCGACCTCGCCGGAGCCCGCGTCGAGGGCGGCCAGTCGCGCGAGGAGGTCGCGACGGCGCACCACCGCGGTCGCGCGCGCCCGGAGCAGCGCCTCGTGTTCGGCGGCGGCCCGGGCAGCGGCGGCGGCATCGGCCCGCACACCCTCGGCACGCTGTGCTGCGTCCCGGAGCGCGTCGACCGTGCCGGGGACGTCGGACTCGGTCGCGGTGTCGACGTCCGCCGCCTGGGCGAACCGGGCGAGCGCGTCGCGGACCCGGGCGTCCGCACCCTCGACCTCGGCCAGGACGGCCCGACGGCGTGCGGCGAGCTCCTCGGCGGTGCGGTCGTAGACCTGCGTGCCGAAGAGCGACTGCAGGAGCTTCCGACGGTCCTCACCCGGTGAGCGGAGGAACCGGGCGAACTCCCCCTGCGGCAGCACGACCGTCTGGAGGAACTGCGCACGGTCGAGCCCGACGATGCGGGCGATCTCGGCTCCGACCTCCGGGATGCGGGCCGACAGGGGTTCGCCCGCGGGGTCGGACGGCCCGGCGAGCCGGAGGAGCTGTGCCGATGCCTGCTGCTTGACCGTGCCGGTCCCGCGCTGCTTCGGGCGGTCGTACTGCGGGGTCCGCCGGACGCGGAACACCCCGGCGCCGGTCTCGAAGACGAGCTCGACGTACGGTTCGACCGACGGGTCGGCGTGCTGGCTGTGCAGTCGGTCGTTGCTCGCGTCCGCACCGGCGAGCCCGCCGTACAGGGCGAACACGACGGCGTCGATGATGGTCGACTTGCCCGAACCCGTCGGGCCCTCGAGCAGGAACACCCCGGACGCGGCGAGCGCGGCGAAGTCGATCGTCACCGTGTCCGGGTACGGCCCGATCGCGCGGAGTTCGAGGCGGTGCAGGTACATCAGCGGTCCCCCTCGGTCTGCAGTGCCCGCGCGGCGGACTCGTACGCCTCGGTCAGGACGGCGCGGTCGTCATCGTCGGGCGCGGCTCCGGTCGCGAAGGTGACGAAGTCGGCTGCGACCTCGACCGGGTCGGACGTCGCCGTGACCGCACGCGCTGCCGGACGTGCGGCGGCGGCGGCCGGCTCGTGCGTGATGGCGAGGGCGTGCGGCAGGTGGTCCTTGACGCGCTGGTACATCCGTTCGGGGTGGACGGTGTCGGTGACCGCGACGCGGACCCAGGCGTCCGCGTGGTCCGCGAACGCTCCGGACTCGATGTCGGCGATGGGCGCCCGGACGTCGACGAGCCGCCGTGGCACGGGCGTGGGCAGCAGCTCGACCGCGACGCTGCCGTCCGCCGCGAGGTCCACCAGGGTGACGGACTTCGCCTGGTGCCGCTCCCCGAAGGAGAAGGCGAGGGGTGAGCCGGCGTACCGGACCCGGTCGCCGTCACCGACGCGCTGCGGGCCGTGCAGGTGCCCGAGGGCGACGTAGTCGAACCCGTCGAAGGTCGACCGCGCGACCATGTCGACACCGCCGACGCGGATGTCCTGCTCGCTGTCGCTCGGTTCGGCGCCGCCCACGAAGGCGTGTGCGACGACGACGCTCCGCGTGCCGGGCCGCGTGGCGAGGTCGGCGCGGATGCGACCGGTGGCCGCACCGACGACTGCCTGGTGGGACCGGGCGAGGGGCTCGTCCGGGACCGCGGCGAGCGCCCACCGGGTGAGGTCGGGGTGGAGGTACGGGATGCCGTACACGGCGAGGGCACCCGACGGGTCGTCCACGAGCACGGGCGTCGCGATGCCGGCGGGTTCGGCGAGGATGCGGACGCGGGAGGCCATGACCCCTGCCCCGAACCCGAGCCGGGCCGCGGAGTCGTGGTTGCCGGGGGTGATCACGACGGTCGCGTGCTCGGCGAGGCGTTCGAGCGCACCGGAGAGCATGCGGACTGCTTCGACCGGCGGGATCGCGCGGTCGTAGACGTCACCGGCGACGACGACGAGGTCGACCGACCGCGCGCGGACGACGTCGACGAGGTGGTCGAGGAAGGCGGCCTGGTGGTCGAGCAGGTCTGCGCCCAGGAGGGTCCGACCGAGGTGCCAGTCGCCGGTGTGCAGGATCCGCATGCCGTCACGGTAGCGCCGTCCACGGACATCCACGGGCGCCCCGCGCGACCTGTGGACGACGGTCCGGTCAGGCGCAGGTGGCGGACGTGATCCCGAGGAGCGATGCCACCTTCACGCGGACCGTCGGCGTGCTCACGGTGGTCCACGATCCGCCGAGGTTCGTGCGGAGGGTCAGTGTGTAGGTGGTCCCGAGGTCGAGCAGCCCACTCCCCTGGTAGGAGAGTGACCTGGCGTCGCCGGACGCGGTCGCGACCTGGGTGTTCCCGACCAGGAGGTCGAACGAGTTCGGCGTCCCGATGCCTGTCGGGTACGTCCACGCGATCGTGACCGTGTTCGACGTGGCCTGGGTGCAGGTCAGCGTCAGCACACTCGCCGCGGTCGCCGCCCCGTAGGTCGACGCCGCGCTCGTCGTCCGTGAGAACGGCGCCGCCACGGCCGGCGGCGACAGCAGTGTGCCGAGCCCGACGGTCAGCACGACCACGGCGGCCCCGCCGCCGAGGCGGCGCACCCGCCGGACCCTCCGGTCACGTCGACGGAGCGAGCGCCGGGTGACGGTCGTGCCACCGCCGGACGGGAGGGACGGTGCGGGCCCGCCCCGTGCCTCCAGGCCGTCACCCGGTCGCGCCGGACCGTCAGCGCTGTCCGTGGGCTCGCCACCCGCGTCGCCGCCGTCCGCGTCGTCTCCGTCGGCGTCGTCGCCGGCCGCGAAGCGACGGAGCGACCCGTCCACGGCGCACAGCGCGAGGACGGCCGCGAACCCGAGGCCGAGCAGCGCGAGCCGGACCCACTCGCCCTCGCGGAGCCAGGTGATCGGCGCCGCGACGAACGGGATCCGCAGGAACGCCACCCCGTGCACGGCCTCGGGCTCGAGCGGCGTGGAGTCGGCCTGCGGGTTGGCGTCGCCCTTCGTGACGAGTGTGCCGCGGGGGCCCTCCTCGACGTAGCGGTGCATCCGCAGGTGCCCCGGCTGGTCGGGGTCGTCGGCGAGCAGGATCCTGCCCGGTCGGACCTCGGCGGGCGGCACCGGGCGCGAGACCACGACGTCGCCCGGGACGAGCCGTGGCTCCATCGACCCGGTCAT
This is a stretch of genomic DNA from Curtobacterium sp. 458. It encodes these proteins:
- a CDS encoding SMC family ATPase is translated as MYLHRLELRAIGPYPDTVTIDFAALAASGVFLLEGPTGSGKSTIIDAVVFALYGGLAGADASNDRLHSQHADPSVEPYVELVFETGAGVFRVRRTPQYDRPKQRGTGTVKQQASAQLLRLAGPSDPAGEPLSARIPEVGAEIARIVGLDRAQFLQTVVLPQGEFARFLRSPGEDRRKLLQSLFGTQVYDRTAEELAARRRAVLAEVEGADARVRDALARFAQAADVDTATESDVPGTVDALRDAAQRAEGVRADAAAAARAAAEHEALLRARATAVVRRRDLLARLAALDAGSGEVEAARQQLERSTRAARVVSFADSLDAARDRAAAARADAATLRERHGLEHGADVGAFAERLRASVEAERHLVDLAARIDARTTALDAARRDLAALGDHVAERDRELQGRPARRAELVARAAAAAETAAGCTAAEHEVERLVVARRERAALAEAARRRSGAEQAVAAARTAAESALATERDLRDRRIAGLAGELGAALEDGSPCPVCGAVEHPVPAAPKDDHPTTDAVDQAADRARAAEAALGDAAADLRVAEAEHRRLADAVGGLDDADLAAAFDRATAAVSAAQDASRTAVALDRELTTFDEATRASERARNDAETRRAVLATAVEADAERLREDTEAISGAVARLTVVPVPGVEGGSALAPVVRAIEAHVAVLGAVVRADAAVDQDDRVVADRTVEVDAALEEHGFDEVSDARAALLDDAAGSQLRQMVDDAIAARGAVDAGLADPAVQAAAADADAEFDVVGAAAERERATDLLDEATRAAVTATDRSTAVQRCAAELAGAVRARDDTSARSRAVVRLADVANGATAANPSGITLGTYVLMRRFEDVVAAANDRLRGMLAGRFTLETSDERESGSRARRTGLALAVHDHTTDTVRDPRSLSGGETFTVSLCLALGLADVVQAEAGGVSLGTLFVDEGFGTLDPEALDGVLVQLSRLTAGGRQVGIVSHVEELKQRIPERIAVRRTPDGGSRVTTTV
- a CDS encoding exonuclease SbcCD subunit D C-terminal domain-containing protein, encoding MRILHTGDWHLGRTLLGADLLDHQAAFLDHLVDVVRARSVDLVVVAGDVYDRAIPPVEAVRMLSGALERLAEHATVVITPGNHDSAARLGFGAGVMASRVRILAEPAGIATPVLVDDPSGALAVYGIPYLHPDLTRWALAAVPDEPLARSHQAVVGAATGRIRADLATRPGTRSVVVAHAFVGGAEPSDSEQDIRVGGVDMVARSTFDGFDYVALGHLHGPQRVGDGDRVRYAGSPLAFSFGERHQAKSVTLVDLAADGSVAVELLPTPVPRRLVDVRAPIADIESGAFADHADAWVRVAVTDTVHPERMYQRVKDHLPHALAITHEPAAAAARPAARAVTATSDPVEVAADFVTFATGAAPDDDDRAVLTEAYESAARALQTEGDR
- a CDS encoding S24/S26 family peptidase yields the protein MVSIAVPGGSTPRSAFHDAVDWGRVVVGTLARGVVATVLGLALWAAAPALIGWQPTTVMTGSMEPRLVPGDVVVSRPVPPAEVRPGRILLADDPDQPGHLRMHRYVEEGPRGTLVTKGDANPQADSTPLEPEAVHGVAFLRIPFVAAPITWLREGEWVRLALLGLGFAAVLALCAVDGSLRRFAAGDDADGDDADGGDAGGEPTDSADGPARPGDGLEARGGPAPSLPSGGGTTVTRRSLRRRDRRVRRVRRLGGGAAVVVLTVGLGTLLSPPAVAAPFSRTTSAASTYGAATAASVLTLTCTQATSNTVTIAWTYPTGIGTPNSFDLLVGNTQVATASGDARSLSYQGSGLLDLGTTYTLTLRTNLGGSWTTVSTPTVRVKVASLLGITSATCA